One Bacillota bacterium genomic window carries:
- the mutL gene encoding DNA mismatch repair endonuclease MutL produces the protein MIRLLDDETINKIAAGEVVERPASVAKELVENAIDAGARNVIIEVHGSGVEFMRVTDDGCGMTRDDALLAFERHATSKISRAEDLFSISTLGFRGEALPSIASVSRVELLTRPADSIAPTGTRIEVEGGRRLEVADAGAPPGTTVIVRDLFFNTPARFKYLRSDATEFRHVCDLIMRLALAHPEVAIRFSRDGRPVLTSPGRGDQIGAIAASFGTGVAKSLIRFAAGERGMEIMGFVGRPDSSRTRRDAQCFFVNGRSIWSAVIQRALDSATAKLVPQGRHAAAFIWLNIDPSQVDVNVHPTKREVKFEDETRIYRVIFNAIHSAVQSFTATPGIATIATLRTVPGTGHQGSGIARPRPGYEPGYGLGWGWPERRERWSMHEKRPLEGGPGLEKRPAGDGAAAAATTCEPAGAADVVRDALGPTRLPVRLVAAEVAASVLAQFKRSYIVAEAGDTLILIDQHAAHERVIYEGLLKARLHDDGESQGSPIQPLLIPVPIQVTPVIASFFEDNKNRDELRKMGFDIEPFGRDALLLRAVPAILGRFPGGDSPAALAEAIQSLGEPELAGWMDRDQSADQSTGRSVDQPACAHSSVSVPVSFLEHFAAQVACKAAVKAGTELAAAEMQQLVVDLFSCDNPYSCPHGRPTLIRFELDTIEKSFRRR, from the coding sequence ATGATTAGACTTCTGGATGACGAGACGATCAACAAGATAGCCGCCGGGGAAGTGGTCGAGAGGCCGGCCTCTGTTGCGAAGGAGCTGGTCGAGAACGCCATCGATGCCGGGGCCAGGAACGTGATCATTGAGGTGCACGGGTCCGGCGTGGAGTTTATGCGCGTAACCGACGACGGCTGCGGGATGACCCGTGACGACGCCCTGCTCGCCTTCGAGCGCCATGCCACGAGCAAGATATCCCGCGCCGAGGACCTCTTCAGCATTTCGACCCTGGGCTTCAGGGGGGAGGCTCTCCCTAGCATCGCGAGCGTGTCGCGTGTAGAGCTCCTGACCCGGCCGGCGGACTCCATCGCCCCCACAGGGACCCGGATAGAGGTCGAGGGGGGCAGGCGGCTCGAGGTCGCCGATGCGGGGGCTCCTCCCGGCACAACAGTTATCGTGCGAGACCTGTTCTTTAATACGCCGGCCCGGTTCAAATACCTGAGGAGCGACGCGACGGAGTTCCGGCATGTATGCGACCTCATCATGAGGCTCGCCCTGGCCCACCCTGAGGTGGCCATAAGGTTCAGCCGCGACGGTCGCCCGGTCCTGACCTCACCCGGCCGGGGCGACCAGATTGGCGCGATCGCCGCATCCTTCGGGACGGGCGTTGCAAAGAGCCTTATAAGGTTCGCCGCGGGTGAGCGGGGAATGGAGATCATGGGGTTCGTAGGGAGGCCCGATTCCTCCAGGACCCGGCGCGATGCCCAGTGTTTCTTCGTGAACGGGCGGTCAATCTGGAGCGCGGTTATCCAGCGCGCCCTGGACAGCGCTACCGCCAAGCTGGTCCCGCAGGGCAGGCACGCCGCCGCCTTCATTTGGTTGAATATCGATCCCTCGCAGGTCGATGTAAATGTGCACCCCACGAAGCGGGAAGTGAAGTTTGAAGATGAGACCAGAATCTACCGGGTGATATTCAATGCCATCCATAGCGCGGTCCAGTCCTTCACGGCGACGCCAGGCATAGCCACAATAGCCACACTCCGGACCGTCCCTGGCACAGGCCACCAGGGGTCTGGGATAGCTCGCCCGCGGCCGGGTTATGAGCCAGGGTATGGGCTAGGGTGGGGCTGGCCAGAAAGGCGCGAGAGATGGTCAATGCATGAGAAACGGCCGCTAGAGGGGGGGCCGGGGCTCGAGAAAAGGCCGGCGGGAGACGGGGCAGCGGCTGCAGCGACTACATGTGAGCCCGCGGGCGCCGCGGATGTAGTTAGGGATGCGCTTGGCCCAACCCGGCTGCCGGTCCGGCTGGTGGCCGCCGAGGTTGCTGCCAGCGTCCTGGCTCAGTTCAAACGGTCCTATATCGTTGCAGAAGCCGGCGATACCCTAATTCTCATCGACCAGCACGCGGCCCACGAGCGCGTGATATATGAGGGACTTCTCAAGGCCAGGTTGCATGACGACGGCGAATCCCAGGGGAGCCCCATTCAACCCCTGCTCATTCCAGTTCCCATCCAGGTCACGCCGGTTATAGCATCGTTTTTCGAGGATAATAAGAATAGGGACGAGCTCCGGAAAATGGGATTCGATATCGAACCCTTCGGCCGGGATGCCTTGCTCTTGAGGGCCGTGCCGGCCATCCTGGGGCGGTTTCCCGGCGGGGACTCGCCCGCGGCTCTGGCAGAAGCAATTCAGAGCCTCGGCGAACCCGAGCTTGCCGGGTGGATGGACCGGGATCAGTCTGCGGATCAGTCTACGGGTCGGTCTGTGGATCAGCCTGCCTGTGCGCATTCCTCTGTCTCTGTCCCGGTCTCTTTTCTTGAGCATTTCGCGGCGCAGGTTGCATGCAAGGCGGCGGTCAAAGCCGGCACCGAGCTCGCTGCCGCGGAAATGCAGCAGCTTGTCGTCGATCTATTTTCATGCGATAATCCATATTCATGCCCTCACGGGCGCCCGACGCTCATCCGGTTTGAGCTCGACACCATCGAAAAGAGCTTCCGGCGCAGATAG
- the miaA gene encoding tRNA (adenosine(37)-N6)-dimethylallyltransferase MiaA encodes MAGPLVALAGPTAVGKTELSIELALRMNAEVVSCDSMQIYRYMDIGTAKPSPAERRGVPHHLIDIADPGEAFNVARYQELARRAIDGILARGKLPLLVGGTGLYLRAATTDYLFPVPEANWEVRERLRVQAEEIGVQGLYEELRRVDPVAAGRIHPNDLRRIVRALEVHILTGQPISELQEGHEGRVFHYNPTVTICLMRNRAALYARINARVDRMIEMGLVDEVQWLLQRGNKKTLTSAQATGYKEITYYLAGLCTLDEAISLIKRNTRRYAKRQITWFKKEPGVTWVNLDAFGSFSEAVENIHHLIEGKLADMKNR; translated from the coding sequence ATGGCAGGCCCCCTGGTTGCGCTGGCCGGCCCGACGGCGGTGGGCAAGACAGAGCTCTCGATCGAGCTGGCCCTGCGGATGAATGCCGAGGTGGTGTCGTGCGACTCAATGCAAATCTACCGTTATATGGATATCGGGACGGCCAAACCATCGCCGGCCGAGAGAAGAGGCGTGCCTCATCACCTCATCGATATCGCCGATCCGGGCGAGGCGTTCAATGTGGCGAGATATCAGGAGCTTGCGCGACGCGCCATCGACGGGATACTCGCGCGGGGGAAGCTCCCGCTGCTCGTCGGCGGCACAGGGCTTTACCTGCGGGCGGCTACGACCGACTACCTCTTCCCGGTGCCCGAGGCAAATTGGGAGGTCAGGGAACGCCTGCGGGTGCAGGCGGAGGAGATTGGGGTCCAGGGGCTCTACGAGGAATTGCGCAGGGTGGATCCCGTGGCTGCCGGGAGGATTCACCCCAATGACCTTCGCAGGATAGTCAGGGCCCTCGAGGTTCACATATTGACCGGCCAGCCAATCTCAGAGCTCCAGGAGGGGCATGAAGGTCGCGTCTTTCACTACAACCCCACCGTGACGATATGTCTCATGCGCAACAGGGCGGCACTCTACGCGCGGATAAACGCCCGCGTTGACCGGATGATCGAGATGGGGCTGGTTGACGAGGTCCAGTGGCTCCTCCAGCGCGGCAACAAAAAGACATTGACCTCCGCGCAGGCCACGGGGTATAAAGAGATTACATACTATCTTGCGGGCCTGTGCACCCTGGATGAGGCTATCAGCCTGATCAAGAGGAATACGCGGCGTTATGCGAAGCGCCAGATTACCTGGTTCAAAAAGGAGCCCGGCGTTACCTGGGTCAACTTAGACGCGTTTGGCAGCTTTTCCGAGGCCGTTGAAAACATCCATCATTTGATTGAAGGGAAACTTGCCGATATGAAGAATAGATAG
- the hfq gene encoding RNA chaperone Hfq translates to MNKPQPNLQDAFLNQVRKESIPVTIYLINGYQMKGLVKGFDNFTVVLENDGRQDMIYKHAISTITPSRAISFVFSEAARRETATQDDSPAS, encoded by the coding sequence GTGAACAAGCCGCAGCCGAATTTGCAGGATGCCTTCCTCAACCAGGTGAGAAAGGAAAGCATCCCCGTAACCATCTACCTGATAAATGGCTATCAAATGAAGGGGCTGGTCAAGGGCTTTGATAATTTCACCGTTGTTCTTGAAAACGACGGCAGGCAAGACATGATATACAAGCATGCGATCTCGACCATCACGCCTTCAAGAGCCATTTCATTCGTGTTTTCGGAGGCGGCGCGGAGAGAGACGGCAACCCAGGATGATTCACCTGCCAGCTAG
- a CDS encoding cobalamin-binding protein, whose translation MIHGMMFRMIFRTASRTIYRMIYNSRVILCRKAVPVILLLVGFMLGLVAMMPVMPVPGPAVRAITCLAAERFPLTVVDDAGRQVTISREPRRIVSLAPSNTEILFALGLGDRVVGVTTYCNYPPEAAKKEKIGGFADPSIERIIHLDPDLVVGVKMGEGIIRELQKLGIPVIVVEPKSFNDTLRVIRFIGRVTGRDGAAAALVGDMEKRVRGITEKTKDIPEGKRPKVYYEIWYDPLMTAGPGTLINDIIDLAGGVNVASDAGAPYPEYSLEVLLAKNPDVMIHSYGHAGGDAPTSGEIKKRKGWSAMSFVRTGRIYLVNADIITRFGPRIVEGLEEFARAIHPELFK comes from the coding sequence ATGATACACGGGATGATGTTCAGGATGATATTCAGGACGGCATCCAGGACGATATATAGGATGATATATAATAGTAGGGTGATATTATGTAGAAAGGCAGTTCCGGTTATCCTGTTGCTGGTAGGCTTCATGCTCGGGCTTGTAGCGATGATGCCGGTAATGCCGGTACCCGGGCCAGCCGTTAGGGCCATTACGTGCCTGGCAGCCGAGCGGTTCCCGCTGACTGTCGTCGATGATGCGGGGCGGCAGGTGACGATAAGCAGGGAGCCCAGGCGCATCGTATCGCTAGCCCCGAGCAATACTGAGATACTCTTTGCGCTCGGGCTTGGCGACCGGGTCGTTGGCGTGACGACCTACTGTAACTACCCCCCGGAGGCTGCGAAAAAGGAGAAGATCGGGGGTTTTGCGGATCCCAGTATAGAGCGGATAATTCACCTGGACCCTGATCTTGTGGTGGGGGTAAAAATGGGTGAGGGTATAATCCGGGAGCTGCAGAAACTGGGCATACCGGTGATCGTGGTTGAGCCGAAGAGCTTCAATGATACCCTGCGCGTGATCAGGTTCATCGGGCGGGTTACGGGGCGGGACGGCGCCGCGGCCGCACTGGTGGGCGACATGGAGAAGAGGGTGCGGGGCATAACAGAAAAGACGAAGGATATCCCCGAAGGGAAGAGGCCGAAGGTCTACTATGAGATATGGTATGACCCGCTGATGACCGCGGGTCCGGGCACCCTCATAAATGATATCATAGACCTGGCAGGCGGGGTGAATGTTGCTTCGGATGCGGGGGCCCCTTACCCTGAATATAGCCTCGAGGTCCTGCTGGCAAAGAACCCGGATGTGATGATCCACTCGTATGGGCATGCAGGAGGGGACGCGCCGACGAGCGGGGAGATCAAGAAGCGAAAGGGGTGGAGCGCCATGTCCTTTGTCAGGACAGGCCGGATATATCTTGTAAATGCGGATATAATCACGCGCTTCGGCCCTCGTATCGTCGAGGGGCTCGAGGAGTTTGCCCGGGCCATTCATCCTGAGCTATTTAAATAA
- a CDS encoding iron chelate uptake ABC transporter family permease subunit, producing MILSVLALLLALSIVAATGTGAVTIPPGEVAGAILGGLDGLRLPVGGLVPRAVASLVEDVPATHRTIILSVRLPRVVLAALVGMSLAVAGTTFQGLFKNPMADPYVIGVSSGAALGACVAILTSLDLNFLGVGAVPAFAFVGALAAVAVVYRLACRGNRVPVTTLLLSGIAVGSFLSAIVSLLVFFSGQQLHQVTFWLMGGFSARGWDYVKICLPYMAVGSIVISIFARDLNALVLGEEPAQHLGVDVERVKGILLLTASLLTAAAVSVSGLIGFVGLIVPHICRIIAGPDHRTLLPAAALMGALFLVGSDTLARVVVAPNELPVGIVTALFGGPFFIYLLHRKGGL from the coding sequence ATGATCCTGTCTGTGCTGGCCCTTCTCCTTGCCCTTTCGATCGTGGCTGCGACGGGCACCGGCGCCGTCACGATTCCCCCCGGCGAGGTCGCCGGGGCCATTCTGGGCGGTCTGGATGGCCTCCGCCTCCCCGTGGGAGGCCTCGTGCCGCGCGCTGTCGCGTCCCTGGTGGAGGACGTGCCGGCGACCCACAGGACCATCATCCTGAGCGTCAGGCTCCCCCGAGTGGTGTTGGCGGCCCTGGTCGGAATGTCGCTGGCTGTGGCGGGCACGACATTCCAGGGCCTCTTTAAGAACCCCATGGCTGACCCGTATGTGATCGGGGTTTCCTCGGGGGCCGCGCTCGGCGCGTGCGTGGCTATACTTACCTCGCTGGACCTCAACTTCCTTGGCGTCGGCGCCGTGCCCGCCTTCGCCTTCGTCGGGGCCCTGGCGGCCGTGGCTGTCGTCTACAGGCTGGCGTGCAGGGGCAACAGGGTGCCCGTGACGACCCTGCTCCTCTCGGGCATAGCTGTGGGCTCTTTCCTGTCGGCCATTGTGTCCCTGCTCGTCTTCTTCAGCGGCCAGCAGCTTCACCAGGTGACATTCTGGCTCATGGGTGGGTTCTCGGCCAGAGGTTGGGATTATGTGAAGATATGCCTCCCATATATGGCGGTGGGCTCAATAGTGATTTCCATATTCGCCCGGGACCTGAATGCCCTCGTCTTGGGCGAGGAGCCGGCGCAGCACCTGGGCGTGGATGTCGAGAGGGTGAAGGGGATTCTTCTGCTCACAGCCTCGCTCCTCACGGCCGCGGCTGTATCCGTGAGCGGGCTTATAGGTTTTGTGGGATTGATTGTGCCGCACATTTGCCGGATCATTGCCGGGCCGGATCACCGCACGCTCCTGCCTGCGGCAGCGCTCATGGGGGCCTTGTTTCTGGTCGGGTCCGACACTCTGGCCAGGGTCGTTGTTGCGCCGAATGAATTGCCTGTGGGCATCGTGACGGCGCTCTTCGGCGGGCCGTTTTTCATATACCTGCTGCACCGCAAGGGAGGTTTGTAA
- the cobU gene encoding bifunctional adenosylcobinamide kinase/adenosylcobinamide-phosphate guanylyltransferase translates to MISNLILITGGARSGKSRFAEQLATSLGARVAYVATATPGDEEMKARIEMHRGRRPPGWETIEEPCDVSKAIELLTCGQCGHDADVVLVDCITLLVSNLLTAGKGEDAVLEEISRLAEVARTSRIPVIIVSNEVGMGIVPEYRLARLYRDVHGRANQILAAAAREVYVLFAGIPLEIKRLAQSPG, encoded by the coding sequence ATGATTTCGAATTTGATCCTCATCACCGGCGGGGCGCGGAGCGGCAAGAGCCGTTTCGCCGAGCAGCTTGCTACTTCTCTAGGGGCGCGGGTCGCATATGTGGCTACCGCGACGCCGGGGGATGAGGAGATGAAGGCCAGGATCGAGATGCACAGGGGGCGGAGGCCGCCAGGGTGGGAGACCATCGAGGAGCCCTGCGATGTCTCGAAGGCGATCGAACTCTTGACATGCGGGCAGTGCGGGCACGATGCGGATGTCGTCCTCGTGGATTGCATCACCCTCCTGGTTTCCAACCTGTTGACTGCAGGGAAGGGTGAGGATGCGGTGCTTGAGGAGATATCCAGGCTTGCGGAGGTTGCCCGCACCTCACGTATCCCCGTCATAATCGTATCGAATGAAGTCGGGATGGGGATCGTCCCGGAGTACCGGCTTGCGAGGCTCTACCGGGATGTTCACGGTAGGGCCAATCAGATCCTGGCTGCGGCAGCCAGGGAGGTTTACGTTCTTTTCGCGGGCATTCCCCTGGAGATAAAGCGGCTGGCGCAATCGCCGGGCTGA
- the cobD gene encoding cobalamin biosynthesis protein CobD, giving the protein MWLIWPAWPQVVLVVVAYMLDLVMGDPPWMPHPVVGLGKLISCLEKPARRLARTGWQERVSGVFIAVFVVGIAGFSTWLLLYVAGFVTQQVIRHVPGPVVERTHLSNYLASYPGYALSAFFISTTIALRGLTEAALSVKRALDRGDLARARRELGKIVGRDTARLPVDEIVRGTVETVAENTVDAVISPLFYAFLGGAPLAMTYRAVNTLDSMIGYRNKTYVNLGWASAKLDDLANYIPARVAGVALVAAAWLTGKDAQEAWRIIRRDARKHPSPNGGIPESAVAGALRVRLGGVNYYQGVPSHRGHLGDPDRPLQPSHIDDAIRLLYVASAIALILGVVASCILSYIKS; this is encoded by the coding sequence ATGTGGTTGATATGGCCAGCATGGCCGCAGGTGGTTCTGGTGGTCGTGGCATACATGCTTGATCTGGTCATGGGGGACCCACCATGGATGCCTCACCCTGTTGTCGGGCTGGGAAAGCTGATCTCATGCCTGGAGAAGCCAGCGCGGAGGCTCGCGCGCACGGGGTGGCAGGAGCGGGTCTCCGGCGTCTTCATCGCGGTGTTTGTAGTCGGGATCGCCGGATTCTCCACATGGCTTCTCCTTTATGTCGCAGGGTTCGTCACCCAACAGGTTATCAGGCATGTTCCGGGCCCCGTTGTAGAGCGTACTCACCTCTCGAATTATCTAGCGAGTTATCCAGGTTACGCGCTTTCGGCCTTCTTTATATCCACGACCATCGCCCTGCGCGGACTGACGGAGGCCGCCCTGAGCGTGAAGCGAGCGCTCGACCGTGGTGACCTTGCCAGAGCGCGCCGCGAGCTTGGGAAGATCGTTGGCAGGGATACAGCCCGGCTGCCCGTGGATGAGATCGTTAGGGGCACTGTGGAGACGGTTGCAGAGAACACGGTGGATGCCGTCATATCGCCGCTCTTTTATGCATTCCTGGGGGGCGCCCCGCTGGCGATGACCTACCGGGCCGTGAACACACTCGATTCCATGATTGGTTACCGTAATAAAACTTATGTAAACTTAGGTTGGGCATCGGCGAAACTCGATGACCTCGCCAATTACATTCCCGCGCGGGTGGCGGGGGTGGCGCTCGTGGCGGCGGCGTGGCTCACGGGGAAGGACGCGCAGGAGGCATGGAGGATAATCCGGCGTGACGCCCGGAAGCACCCGAGCCCCAACGGTGGGATACCCGAGTCAGCCGTTGCTGGGGCCCTCAGGGTCCGGCTCGGAGGGGTGAACTACTACCAGGGGGTGCCGTCTCATCGCGGCCACCTCGGTGATCCAGACCGGCCGCTTCAGCCGTCTCACATAGACGACGCGATCAGGCTGCTTTATGTAGCATCTGCCATCGCATTGATCCTGGGTGTGGTTGCATCCTGCATCTTGAGCTACATTAAGTCGTGA
- the cobS gene encoding adenosylcobinamide-GDP ribazoletransferase encodes MKRQTKRILREENSNGFILALSFLTKIPVRTSLPASAPTSPPADSPASPSTGRLAGRLSGPAGADATGSGSRPGSCSSCESGAAGETGEAGSFAVQLGRSAAWFPAVGALIGCLLALVGFAASHVFSTMTCAVLVLIAQAGLTGGIHLDGFIDTADGLMSGRGRDRTLEIMRDSRVGAMGVIAAILLLTLKVALLAEMPRWLLYPSLFVMPAFGRWSMVYALCLYPYARQGPGLGKPFADHVGGRELITASVSAAILAVAAFGWVRGLLAGLGVFLATAAFAAGVARQIGGITGDTCGATNEVVEVMTLAILRAASQWLP; translated from the coding sequence ATGAAGAGACAAACAAAGAGAATTCTGCGAGAAGAGAATAGCAATGGATTTATCCTTGCCCTGAGCTTTCTGACAAAGATACCAGTGCGCACAAGCCTGCCTGCAAGTGCGCCCACGAGCCCGCCCGCAGATTCACCTGCAAGTCCGTCCACGGGCCGGCTCGCTGGCCGGCTCTCGGGCCCGGCGGGCGCAGATGCCACCGGCTCCGGCAGTCGCCCCGGTAGCTGTAGCTCCTGCGAAAGTGGAGCCGCAGGCGAGACCGGCGAGGCCGGGAGCTTTGCGGTGCAGCTCGGGCGCTCTGCCGCCTGGTTTCCCGCGGTGGGGGCTCTGATAGGGTGTTTGCTAGCGCTCGTTGGGTTTGCCGCATCGCACGTCTTTTCTACGATGACATGCGCTGTCCTGGTTTTGATCGCCCAGGCGGGGCTTACAGGAGGTATACACCTCGATGGTTTCATCGATACAGCCGACGGGCTCATGAGCGGGCGGGGCCGCGACAGGACGCTGGAGATCATGCGCGATAGCAGGGTGGGGGCCATGGGAGTCATAGCTGCCATCCTGCTCCTCACGCTTAAGGTGGCCCTCCTGGCGGAGATGCCGCGCTGGTTGCTCTATCCATCCTTGTTCGTTATGCCGGCGTTTGGGCGGTGGTCAATGGTCTATGCCCTTTGCCTTTACCCCTACGCAAGGCAGGGCCCCGGCCTTGGAAAGCCATTTGCAGACCATGTTGGCGGGCGCGAGCTCATTACTGCGAGCGTATCAGCCGCCATCCTCGCCGTTGCCGCGTTTGGGTGGGTGCGCGGGCTCCTGGCGGGGCTGGGCGTTTTCCTCGCTACAGCCGCCTTTGCCGCCGGGGTTGCGAGGCAAATAGGGGGGATAACGGGCGATACCTGCGGAGCCACCAATGAGGTAGTAGAGGTGATGACGCTTGCCATCCTCAGAGCGGCATCCCAGTGGTTACCGTAG
- a CDS encoding GHMP kinase, with translation MSAAKTSQVRHDQALQDYQAVQRGQASAPGSCGELVQGAIDGVDFLVTCPVDLFATATVSICQEAREHFNRQPIPGVPGGCNAGRQCRRRARAANQKALIAALRTLEILHGTGEMASYFRGDFPLGRQSGCQSRCWPDCRPDCRLDYWPKGWPGSRLAIHIASELPRAKGMASSTADIAATCVATARALGREGLSPDEIANIALDIEPTDGIMFPGIVLFDHVRGITRRSLGPPPPIDILIIDLGGDVDTIAFNSRDDLAALNCRKEPIVRDALALVEEGIRLGDAAMVGEGATLSALAHQSILPKPELPDLIRLAKKSGAVGVNIAHSGTVVGIIIDRKRGDSREVTERLRRGTPASRHILGEVQVIGGGVL, from the coding sequence TTGAGCGCCGCGAAGACATCCCAGGTTCGACACGATCAGGCTTTACAGGACTATCAGGCTGTGCAGCGTGGTCAGGCCTCGGCCCCCGGTAGCTGCGGTGAGCTCGTCCAGGGGGCCATCGACGGGGTCGATTTCCTGGTCACGTGCCCCGTGGACCTCTTCGCGACGGCGACGGTTTCGATATGCCAGGAGGCCCGGGAGCATTTCAACCGCCAGCCTATTCCAGGCGTTCCAGGCGGGTGCAATGCAGGCCGGCAGTGCAGGCGCCGGGCCCGGGCGGCGAATCAAAAGGCGCTCATAGCTGCGCTCCGGACACTCGAAATCCTGCATGGAACGGGTGAGATGGCTTCCTATTTCAGAGGGGATTTTCCTCTAGGGCGCCAGTCCGGATGCCAGTCCAGGTGCTGGCCTGATTGCCGGCCCGATTGCCGACTCGATTACTGGCCTAAGGGCTGGCCTGGGTCTCGGCTGGCAATCCACATAGCAAGCGAGCTACCCCGGGCCAAGGGGATGGCTAGCAGCACGGCGGATATAGCTGCGACCTGCGTGGCCACAGCCAGGGCGCTTGGCAGGGAAGGACTGTCGCCTGACGAAATAGCAAATATAGCCCTCGACATTGAACCGACGGACGGCATCATGTTTCCAGGTATCGTCCTGTTTGACCATGTGCGCGGGATTACCCGCCGCAGCCTCGGCCCCCCGCCGCCCATCGATATTCTCATAATAGACCTGGGGGGCGATGTTGACACGATCGCATTCAACAGCCGGGATGATCTTGCAGCGCTCAACTGCCGTAAGGAGCCCATCGTGCGGGATGCCCTGGCCCTTGTGGAGGAGGGGATAAGGCTTGGAGACGCGGCCATGGTCGGAGAAGGGGCCACGCTGAGCGCCCTGGCCCACCAGAGCATCCTACCGAAACCCGAGCTTCCTGACCTTATTCGCCTTGCAAAAAAGTCGGGAGCCGTCGGCGTCAACATTGCCCACAGCGGGACGGTGGTGGGCATCATCATCGACAGGAAGCGGGGGGATTCACGTGAGGTGACGGAGAGGCTCAGACGGGGAACCCCGGCCTCCCGCCATATACTCGGGGAAGTTCAGGTTATAGGCGGCGGTGTCTTATGA
- a CDS encoding aminotransferase class I/II-fold pyridoxal phosphate-dependent enzyme produces MSNKERERTHGGNIRAAMGRYGLGEAGMRDSEILDFSANINPLGPPRSVLDAIIKNLPGIARYPDPECVELRREIARHLSISLANNAPPANAPPGHIPAGDAPASSALGSNALDEGPANGITPDNIIAGNGAVELVYLIAKAVKPGVAIVPCPAFSEYALAVRSEGGDIKRAYLRPDRGFNIDPGEIASALPGADILFICNPNNPTGNLWPREALLHIVGEAARAGAFVVIDEAFVDFVDDEKQVTVVDEAPRRENLIVLRSMTKIFAIPGLRLGYAVCSSEMAQRLASLRDPWSVNSLAQAAGIEALRDRDYIVQTKKLIRRERGFLYDGLAGLPGIEAYRPEANFILARIAACATRAGDLAAGLGRRGILIRDASSFDGLDEAYFRVAVRTRPENERLLEALGDCLMGAI; encoded by the coding sequence ATGAGCAATAAGGAACGGGAAAGGACCCATGGGGGCAACATCAGGGCAGCGATGGGGCGCTATGGCCTGGGAGAGGCCGGCATGCGCGATTCCGAGATCCTGGATTTTAGCGCCAACATAAACCCACTGGGCCCACCCCGGAGCGTCTTAGATGCCATCATCAAAAACCTTCCCGGCATCGCCAGGTACCCTGACCCGGAATGCGTGGAGCTGAGGCGTGAGATAGCGAGGCACCTGAGCATTTCCCTGGCCAATAACGCCCCGCCCGCCAACGCCCCACCCGGCCACATACCGGCCGGCGACGCCCCGGCCAGCAGCGCTCTGGGCAGCAACGCTCTGGACGAAGGGCCGGCGAACGGCATCACGCCAGATAATATTATCGCTGGAAATGGCGCGGTCGAACTGGTATACTTAATTGCGAAGGCGGTGAAGCCCGGGGTGGCCATCGTCCCTTGCCCGGCGTTTTCCGAATATGCGCTGGCGGTGAGGAGCGAGGGCGGCGATATAAAGAGGGCATATCTCCGGCCTGATCGAGGGTTTAATATCGACCCTGGGGAGATCGCGTCCGCGCTCCCGGGCGCCGATATCCTGTTTATATGCAACCCTAACAACCCCACTGGCAACCTGTGGCCGCGGGAGGCGCTGCTTCATATAGTCGGCGAGGCCGCCAGGGCTGGAGCCTTTGTTGTTATTGATGAGGCCTTCGTCGACTTCGTCGACGATGAGAAACAGGTGACGGTTGTGGATGAGGCGCCCCGGAGGGAAAACCTTATTGTCCTGCGCTCCATGACGAAGATCTTCGCCATACCCGGCCTGCGGCTGGGCTATGCCGTGTGCTCCAGCGAGATGGCGCAGAGGCTCGCATCCCTGCGAGATCCCTGGAGCGTCAATTCCCTGGCCCAGGCTGCGGGCATTGAGGCGCTGCGCGACAGGGATTATATCGTGCAGACAAAGAAGCTCATCCGGCGCGAGAGGGGTTTCCTCTACGACGGCCTCGCCGGGCTCCCGGGCATCGAGGCATATAGGCCCGAGGCAAATTTCATCCTGGCCCGGATTGCGGCCTGCGCCACCAGAGCCGGTGATCTTGCCGCTGGGTTGGGGAGGCGGGGGATCCTGATCAGGGATGCCAGTTCCTTTGACGGCCTCGATGAGGCCTATTTCCGGGTTGCGGTCCGCACGAGGCCGGAGAATGAGCGCCTGCTTGAGGCGTTAGGGGATTGTTTGATGGGGGCAATATAG